The Actinomadura sp. WMMB 499 genome includes a window with the following:
- a CDS encoding SDR family NAD(P)-dependent oxidoreductase has translation MGTLDGKVAIVTGAGQGVGQGIALALASAGAAVAVLGRTAAKLDATCDLVRERGGRAEPFECDVADTAAIPALVDAIAERLGGIDILVNNAYSGKYGPLLEMSDADFQKGFRTGPFAAFAFMKAAHPHLKARGGGSIVNLVTSAMVRWDPTTYGAYASAKQALRSLTRTAAAEWGPDGIRANSIAPHALSPGLKRWADAFPEAAEEFRKTIPLGYIGDCEQDIGRAVLALVQPDLRYLTGATIPLDGGQAFFG, from the coding sequence ATGGGAACCCTCGACGGCAAGGTCGCGATCGTGACGGGCGCCGGGCAGGGCGTGGGCCAGGGCATCGCGCTGGCGCTCGCCTCGGCGGGCGCCGCGGTCGCGGTGCTCGGACGGACGGCGGCCAAGCTCGACGCGACGTGCGACCTCGTGCGCGAGCGCGGCGGGCGGGCCGAGCCGTTCGAGTGCGACGTCGCCGACACCGCCGCGATCCCCGCGCTCGTCGACGCGATCGCGGAGCGGCTCGGCGGCATCGACATCCTGGTCAACAACGCCTACTCGGGGAAGTACGGGCCGCTGCTGGAGATGAGCGACGCCGACTTCCAGAAGGGCTTCCGGACCGGGCCGTTCGCGGCGTTCGCGTTCATGAAGGCGGCCCATCCGCACCTGAAGGCGCGCGGCGGCGGCAGCATCGTCAACCTCGTCACCTCGGCGATGGTCCGCTGGGACCCGACGACCTACGGCGCCTACGCGTCCGCCAAACAGGCGCTCCGCTCGCTGACCAGGACGGCCGCCGCCGAGTGGGGCCCGGACGGCATCCGCGCGAACTCGATCGCGCCGCACGCGCTCTCGCCGGGCCTGAAGCGGTGGGCGGACGCGTTCCCGGAGGCCGCCGAGGAGTTCCGCAAGACGATCCCGCTCGGCTACATCGGCGACTGCGAGCAGGACATCGGCCGGGCGGTGCTCGCGCTCGTCCAGCCCGACCTGCGCTACCTGACCGGGGCCACGATCCCGCTGGACGGCGGCCAGGCCTTCTTCGGCTGA
- a CDS encoding ABC transporter substrate-binding protein: MKVDKIGRLAVGALAVALVASCTSERSGTALVQGGTDGGGQAAASAAKFGTLESPCGPGDAKGATDQGVTDDAITIGFGDDRGFASAPGLSKEMGDAVSAMIDWCNEQGGINGRELRGNQYDGAYMHAAKVVQESCEQDFMLVGQGFAMDDAAEQYRVACKLPTVAGFTVGPNAAMGPMKYEAVPYPVDRMNIGSMRIAQEMWPDFDEKTDVLLSTSPAVTTGTNKVKSAMKQIGVEPVECGVRLNDAGESSYMPFAQKIKECGAGYLWSSDTPDPGQFSLLESVKRAGAEPKYLMEATWYSTKVSEWNKGSGAGDALHAGMAFQPFENAEHVPAVKKYMELVEAKNGKIALLGMQATSAFLLWATAADECGSDLTRQCVVNELSKVHEWTGGGLHAPTDPGANRPANCALLVKLTGEKWEQVFPEEAGEFSCGDDYVVETDPKTWGTELNDDRISTKFLTDDVIKPQTS; the protein is encoded by the coding sequence ATGAAGGTCGACAAGATCGGGCGCCTCGCGGTCGGCGCGCTGGCCGTGGCGCTGGTGGCGTCGTGCACCAGCGAGCGGTCCGGCACCGCGCTGGTCCAGGGCGGCACGGACGGCGGCGGGCAGGCCGCCGCGTCCGCCGCGAAGTTCGGGACGCTGGAGTCGCCGTGCGGGCCCGGCGACGCGAAGGGCGCCACCGACCAGGGCGTCACCGACGACGCCATCACGATCGGCTTCGGCGACGACCGGGGCTTCGCGTCCGCGCCGGGCCTGTCCAAGGAGATGGGCGACGCGGTCTCCGCGATGATCGACTGGTGCAACGAGCAGGGCGGCATCAACGGCCGCGAGCTCAGGGGCAACCAGTACGACGGCGCCTACATGCACGCCGCGAAGGTGGTGCAGGAGTCCTGCGAGCAGGACTTCATGCTCGTCGGGCAGGGCTTCGCGATGGACGACGCCGCCGAGCAGTACCGGGTGGCGTGCAAGCTGCCGACGGTCGCGGGCTTCACGGTCGGGCCGAACGCGGCGATGGGCCCGATGAAGTACGAGGCCGTCCCGTACCCGGTGGACCGGATGAACATCGGGTCGATGCGCATCGCGCAGGAGATGTGGCCGGACTTCGACGAGAAGACGGACGTGCTGCTGTCGACGTCGCCCGCGGTGACGACCGGGACGAACAAGGTCAAGTCGGCGATGAAGCAGATCGGCGTGGAGCCGGTGGAGTGCGGCGTCCGGCTGAACGACGCGGGCGAGAGCAGTTACATGCCGTTCGCGCAGAAGATCAAGGAGTGCGGCGCGGGGTACCTGTGGTCGTCCGACACTCCGGACCCCGGCCAGTTCAGCCTGCTGGAGTCGGTCAAGCGGGCGGGCGCCGAGCCGAAGTACCTGATGGAGGCGACCTGGTACAGCACCAAGGTCTCCGAGTGGAACAAGGGCTCGGGCGCGGGTGACGCCCTGCACGCGGGCATGGCCTTCCAGCCGTTCGAGAACGCCGAGCACGTGCCGGCGGTCAAGAAGTACATGGAGCTCGTCGAGGCGAAGAACGGCAAGATCGCGCTGCTCGGGATGCAGGCGACGTCGGCGTTCCTGCTGTGGGCGACGGCCGCCGACGAGTGCGGGTCCGACCTCACCCGGCAGTGCGTGGTCAACGAGCTGTCCAAGGTGCACGAGTGGACGGGCGGCGGGTTGCACGCCCCGACCGACCCGGGCGCCAACCGGCCCGCGAACTGCGCGCTGCTCGTAAAGCTGACCGGCGAGAAGTGGGAGCAGGTCTTCCCGGAGGAGGCCGGCGAGTTCTCCTGCGGCGACGACTACGTGGTGGAGACCGACCCCAAGACGTGGGGCACCGAGCTGAACGACGACCGGATCTCCACGAAGTTCCTGACGGACGACGTCATCAAGCCGCAGACCTCGTGA
- a CDS encoding ABC transporter permease, with amino-acid sequence MTTFLTYTILGLVLGAVYFIAASGLVLTYNTSGIFNFAHGAQAMFGTFLYWQFTNVWGWPVWLALVIVVGVVGPAMGAALYAAIMKGLRGTAEVTKIIVTVAVLLGTVYLAQWAWNPDEAYTVDMFFGGGAKITVAGVEIRWHEIVCLAAAVAIAIGLRVLFTRSRTGVVMRASVDDPDLVRLNGHDPERAAMLAWALGSTLAVLAGVLIVPISGGGLDANMLTLLVIDAFAAAMFGRLRSIPRTFAGAIVLGLAANYVLAYLPSAGTFAGNLRVSLPMILLFVVLVVLPQDRLRGAAVRTRERYRPPTVRSAAVWGAVLVAVVYLYSRLLSDGGVSTLALGMSFAIVALSLTVLTGYAGELNLAPLAFGAVATIVAFHFGVQGSGLAARLGVHGVLLGVLAAAVVGGLIALPALRLRGLYLALATMAFGVFLSNMVLRDTTRHELFGVEFTLFPGGSLVVPPPKLGPVDLRDGTTFLMAATVLFALIAIGLAALRAGGYGRRLAAMKDSPAATAMLGQDLVRLKLGVFMISAAIAGLGGILMSAATGTVAQENFTFTVSLSLLMLVVVAGIGYISGALFGGLMAGVGGAVLTGTFSDLALQHPGPADIFTALGHLVMVLTALVGMGVGRNPSGVVHDIAEGYRAMRGAKPVLYGAGAFGAVLYALAVTGVIGSWTFSLVALCVVMLLPVVGRMYLEEGRKRETPLELLGVDEPYTDELRARLDRELGLPVTGGALKGEASVTA; translated from the coding sequence ATGACGACGTTCCTGACCTACACGATCCTGGGGCTCGTCCTGGGCGCGGTGTACTTCATCGCGGCCTCGGGGCTGGTCCTCACCTACAACACCTCGGGCATCTTCAACTTCGCGCACGGCGCGCAGGCGATGTTCGGAACGTTCCTCTACTGGCAGTTCACCAACGTGTGGGGCTGGCCGGTCTGGCTCGCGCTGGTCATCGTGGTGGGGGTGGTCGGCCCGGCGATGGGCGCCGCCCTGTACGCGGCGATCATGAAGGGGCTGCGCGGCACCGCCGAGGTCACGAAGATCATCGTGACGGTGGCGGTGCTCCTTGGAACGGTCTACCTCGCCCAGTGGGCGTGGAACCCGGACGAGGCGTACACCGTCGACATGTTCTTCGGCGGCGGCGCCAAGATCACCGTCGCCGGGGTGGAGATCCGCTGGCACGAGATCGTCTGCCTGGCCGCCGCGGTGGCCATCGCCATCGGGCTGCGGGTCCTGTTCACCCGCAGCCGGACGGGCGTGGTGATGCGGGCGTCCGTCGACGACCCCGACCTGGTGCGGCTGAACGGCCACGACCCCGAGCGGGCCGCGATGCTCGCGTGGGCCCTCGGCTCCACGCTGGCCGTCCTCGCCGGCGTCCTGATCGTCCCGATCAGCGGCGGCGGGCTGGACGCGAACATGCTGACGCTGCTGGTGATCGACGCGTTCGCGGCGGCGATGTTCGGACGGCTGCGCAGCATCCCGCGCACGTTCGCGGGCGCGATCGTCCTCGGCCTCGCGGCGAACTACGTGCTCGCGTACCTGCCGTCCGCCGGGACGTTCGCGGGCAACCTGCGGGTCTCGCTGCCGATGATCCTGCTGTTCGTCGTGCTGGTCGTGCTGCCGCAGGACCGGCTGCGCGGCGCGGCCGTCCGGACCCGCGAGCGGTACCGGCCGCCGACCGTCCGGTCCGCGGCGGTGTGGGGCGCGGTGCTGGTCGCCGTCGTCTACCTGTACAGCCGGCTGCTGTCGGACGGCGGTGTCTCGACGCTCGCGCTCGGCATGTCGTTCGCGATCGTCGCGCTGTCGCTGACCGTCCTCACCGGCTACGCGGGCGAGCTGAACCTCGCGCCGCTGGCGTTCGGCGCGGTCGCCACGATCGTCGCGTTCCACTTCGGCGTGCAGGGGAGCGGTCTCGCGGCGCGGCTGGGCGTGCACGGGGTGCTGCTGGGCGTCCTGGCGGCGGCGGTCGTCGGGGGCCTGATCGCGCTGCCCGCGCTCCGCCTCCGCGGCCTGTACCTCGCACTCGCCACGATGGCGTTCGGGGTGTTCCTGTCGAACATGGTGCTGCGCGACACCACGCGGCACGAGCTGTTCGGCGTGGAGTTCACCCTGTTCCCCGGCGGTTCGCTGGTCGTCCCGCCGCCGAAGCTCGGGCCGGTCGACCTGCGGGACGGCACCACGTTCCTGATGGCCGCGACCGTCCTGTTCGCGTTGATCGCGATCGGGCTGGCCGCGCTGCGCGCCGGCGGGTACGGGCGGCGGCTCGCCGCGATGAAGGACAGCCCGGCGGCGACGGCGATGCTCGGGCAGGACCTCGTCCGGCTCAAGCTCGGCGTCTTCATGATCTCCGCGGCGATCGCGGGGCTCGGCGGGATCCTGATGTCGGCCGCGACCGGCACCGTCGCGCAGGAGAACTTCACCTTCACGGTGAGCCTCAGCCTGCTGATGCTCGTCGTCGTCGCGGGCATCGGCTACATCAGCGGCGCCCTGTTCGGCGGGCTGATGGCCGGGGTCGGCGGCGCGGTGCTGACGGGCACGTTCAGCGACCTCGCGCTGCAGCACCCCGGCCCGGCGGACATCTTCACCGCGCTCGGCCACCTGGTCATGGTGCTGACGGCGCTGGTCGGTATGGGCGTCGGCCGGAACCCCAGCGGCGTCGTGCACGACATCGCCGAGGGCTACCGGGCGATGCGCGGCGCGAAGCCCGTCCTGTACGGGGCCGGGGCGTTCGGCGCCGTCCTGTACGCCCTGGCCGTGACCGGCGTCATCGGCTCGTGGACGTTCTCGCTCGTCGCCCTCTGCGTCGTCATGCTCCTTCCGGTCGTGGGCCGCATGTACCTGGAGGAGGGCCGCAAGCGGGAGACACCGCTCGAACTGCTCGGCGTGGACGAGCCCTACACCGACGAACTGCGCGCGCGCCTGGACCGGGAACTCGGGCTGCCCGTCACCGGCGGCGCGTTGAAGGGGGAGGCCAGTGTCACCGCGTGA
- a CDS encoding ABC transporter ATP-binding protein has product MADVGLAVAEGRITGLIGPNGAGKTTIFNTITGLQKPASGQVLLDGADITKLPPAKRARRGMARTFQRLELFLSLSVRDNVRVAGDVRRSTGRRGTGRRGTGRRGRFDLEAETDRILERTGLTDIAGREVSDVPIGRARVVEVARALMTSPRVLLLDEPASGQTEQETEAFAEMLIGLAADGLAICLVEHDLPLVMGLCSTIHVLDYGALIASGTPAEIKESPEVIAAYIGTEEAA; this is encoded by the coding sequence GTGGCGGATGTCGGCCTCGCCGTCGCCGAAGGGCGGATCACCGGGCTGATCGGCCCGAACGGCGCGGGCAAGACGACGATCTTCAACACCATCACGGGCCTGCAGAAACCGGCGTCCGGTCAAGTGCTGCTGGACGGCGCCGACATCACCAAACTGCCCCCGGCCAAGCGCGCGCGGCGCGGCATGGCCCGCACGTTCCAGCGGCTGGAGCTGTTCCTGTCGCTGTCGGTGCGCGACAACGTGCGCGTCGCCGGGGACGTCCGCCGCAGCACGGGCCGTCGCGGCACGGGCCGTCGCGGCACGGGCCGTCGCGGGCGGTTCGACCTGGAGGCCGAGACCGACCGGATCCTCGAGCGCACCGGCCTCACCGACATCGCCGGCCGGGAGGTGTCGGACGTCCCGATCGGACGGGCCCGCGTGGTCGAGGTGGCGCGGGCGCTGATGACGTCCCCGCGCGTCCTGCTGCTGGACGAGCCCGCGTCCGGGCAGACCGAGCAGGAGACCGAGGCGTTCGCGGAGATGCTTATCGGCCTCGCCGCCGACGGCCTCGCGATCTGCCTCGTCGAGCACGACCTGCCGCTCGTCATGGGGCTGTGCTCGACGATCCACGTCCTCGACTACGGCGCCCTGATCGCGTCCGGCACCCCGGCCGAGATCAAGGAGTCACCCGAGGTCATCGCGGCCTACATCGGGACGGAGGAAGCGGCGTGA
- a CDS encoding ABC transporter ATP-binding protein produces the protein MSAETEPLLELRGVHAAYGAIEVLHGVDLALRPGSLLALLGPNGGGKSTTMRVCGGLHAPSSGELRFAGRKMNGVTAQQAARLGVCSIPEGRGIFPNLTVRENLWAATGTGARRADVEEKAFARFPILAERRDQLAGSMSGGEQQMLALSRALGTEPAVLLLDELSMGLAPMIVSRMYETVAELVEGGLSVLVAEQFARAVLPIADTAALMLHGRVVAAGAPADIEDRLSSDYLGG, from the coding sequence GTGAGCGCCGAGACCGAACCCCTGCTCGAACTGCGCGGGGTGCACGCCGCCTACGGGGCCATCGAGGTGCTCCACGGCGTGGACCTCGCGCTGCGCCCCGGCTCGCTCCTCGCGCTGCTCGGCCCGAACGGCGGCGGCAAGTCGACGACGATGCGGGTGTGCGGCGGGCTGCACGCGCCGTCGAGCGGGGAGTTGCGGTTCGCGGGCCGGAAGATGAACGGCGTCACCGCGCAGCAGGCTGCCCGCCTCGGCGTGTGCTCGATCCCGGAAGGCCGGGGCATCTTCCCGAACCTGACCGTGCGGGAGAACCTGTGGGCCGCCACCGGGACGGGCGCCCGCCGCGCGGACGTCGAGGAGAAGGCGTTCGCGCGCTTCCCGATCCTGGCGGAGCGCCGCGACCAGCTCGCCGGGTCGATGTCCGGCGGCGAGCAGCAGATGCTGGCGCTGTCGCGCGCCCTCGGCACCGAACCGGCGGTGCTGCTGCTGGACGAGCTGTCCATGGGCCTCGCGCCCATGATCGTCTCGCGGATGTACGAGACGGTCGCCGAGCTGGTCGAGGGCGGCCTCTCGGTCCTGGTGGCCGAGCAGTTCGCCCGCGCGGTGCTGCCGATCGCCGACACCGCCGCCCTCATGCTCCACGGACGGGTCGTCGCGGCCGGCGCGCCCGCCGACATCGAAGACCGGCTGTCCAGCGACTACCTGGGAGGTTGA
- a CDS encoding DUF397 domain-containing protein, with product MDDLGAPRAAWRKSSHSSGNGECVEVADLTPNVGMRDSKAPEMGHLSLTPDTWAVLVAQVRDGRFDLS from the coding sequence ATGGATGATCTCGGCGCGCCCCGTGCCGCATGGCGCAAGAGCAGCCACAGCAGTGGCAACGGTGAGTGTGTCGAGGTGGCCGACCTCACGCCGAACGTTGGGATGCGCGACAGCAAGGCCCCGGAGATGGGACATCTCTCCCTGACTCCGGACACGTGGGCCGTGCTCGTCGCCCAGGTGCGAGACGGCCGGTTCGACCTCTCGTGA
- a CDS encoding DUF397 domain-containing protein, with translation MMTTAHDLTGAQWRKSSRSSGNGQCVEVASVQAVIAVRDSKRPANPAITFPVHEWGAFLRQVKVGRYDLT, from the coding sequence ATGATGACCACCGCGCACGACCTAACGGGTGCCCAGTGGCGAAAGAGCAGTCGCAGCAGCGGCAACGGCCAATGCGTCGAGGTCGCCAGCGTGCAGGCCGTCATCGCCGTCCGAGACAGCAAACGCCCTGCCAACCCCGCAATAACTTTCCCGGTGCACGAGTGGGGGGCGTTTCTTCGGCAGGTGAAGGTCGGCCGCTACGACCTGACGTAA
- a CDS encoding helix-turn-helix transcriptional regulator — protein sequence MPAPTVRMRRLASELRRLRKAADLTREGISERTGINEATLYRIETARARPQARTLASLLDVYEVTEPRRTELMTLLKQSAHRGWLNTFSSDLPERYTSYIEFEAEAREVLNYECLFIPGLLQTERYARAAISAVLPECTREEIESRVDARMQRQAALTREQPLKLWAIVDEAAIRRVVGGRAVMAEQLQHLSAITELPTVNLQVIPFDAGAHPGMPGSFVVMDFAEAIGPAIVYIDSQAGDLFLEEEADISRYNLVFTHLRAGALSPSASAELIAAAARDERPGRGA from the coding sequence ATGCCAGCACCCACGGTGCGTATGAGGCGACTTGCATCCGAGCTACGCCGGCTCCGCAAGGCTGCTGATCTCACCCGTGAAGGGATCAGCGAACGAACCGGCATCAACGAGGCCACGCTCTATCGCATCGAGACCGCACGCGCCCGACCCCAGGCACGGACCCTGGCGAGCCTCCTGGACGTGTACGAAGTGACCGAGCCGAGGCGCACCGAGTTGATGACCTTGCTCAAGCAGTCCGCGCATCGCGGCTGGCTGAATACCTTCTCGTCCGACCTTCCAGAGCGGTACACGTCATACATCGAGTTCGAGGCCGAAGCACGCGAGGTGTTGAACTACGAGTGCCTGTTCATCCCAGGCTTGCTCCAGACCGAGAGGTACGCACGTGCCGCGATCAGCGCTGTGCTCCCAGAGTGCACACGTGAGGAGATTGAGAGCCGAGTTGACGCAAGGATGCAGCGACAAGCAGCCCTCACCAGAGAGCAACCATTGAAGCTGTGGGCGATCGTGGACGAAGCCGCCATCCGCCGTGTTGTCGGAGGCCGCGCAGTCATGGCAGAGCAGTTGCAACACTTGTCCGCCATCACGGAGCTGCCAACCGTGAATCTTCAGGTGATCCCCTTTGATGCGGGTGCGCATCCAGGCATGCCGGGTTCCTTCGTCGTCATGGACTTTGCCGAGGCGATCGGGCCGGCCATCGTCTACATCGACAGTCAGGCCGGAGACCTCTTCCTGGAGGAGGAAGCCGACATCTCCAGGTATAACCTGGTGTTCACACACCTTCGTGCTGGAGCGCTCAGCCCGAGTGCGTCCGCTGAGTTGATCGCAGCGGCAGCGCGAGATGAGCGTCCAGGCAGAGGAGCATGA